ACATTTGCCAATGCGATCGCTCTCTTTATCGGTTTGGGACTTGCCGCTTATTCACAGTTAGATAAAACATCAGAACCTACAACCGTAGAAGATGGGCAAAAGTTCGAGGAATGGCAACTCAAGCCAGGAAGTATCTATGATGGCGATACTTTGAGAGTTGTTCGGGGAAACGAAGAATTAAAGATTAGATTTTGTGGCATCGATGCGCCTGAGAAAAAGCAAAAATTAGGCATTGAATCTCGTGACCACTTGCGATCGCTCGTAGAACGGAGTAATGGCAAACTGCTACTCGTACCCATAGAACAGGACAGATACGGCAGGACTGTTGCAGAGGTTTACGCCCACGATAGACGCAGTTCGGCAATTAATCTCAACCTTCAGATGGTCAGAGATGGCTATGCTTGGCACTACGAAAAGTATTCGGCTAATTGTCCGACGGGAAATGATTACGCGATCGCCGAACGGTTAGCTAGAGAAGAAAAGTTAGGTGTTTGGAATGGCAACCATCAAGCACCTTGGGAGTGGCGGAAGGCTAATAAATAGGAGCAACTTTTAAGAGATTGTTTTTTTGGTGCAAGATCTAACAAGTTGTACGACAGGTCAAAAACATGGATTTTAAAGATTATCAGCAAAAGGCATTGCTCACTTCCAGTAAGCCAAACTCAAAAGATAAAGCGATCGCTATCTGGTGTATGGGTCTAGCTGGTGAGACTGGAGAG
The DNA window shown above is from Myxosarcina sp. GI1 and carries:
- a CDS encoding thermonuclease family protein, which gives rise to MKFKTFANAIALFIGLGLAAYSQLDKTSEPTTVEDGQKFEEWQLKPGSIYDGDTLRVVRGNEELKIRFCGIDAPEKKQKLGIESRDHLRSLVERSNGKLLLVPIEQDRYGRTVAEVYAHDRRSSAINLNLQMVRDGYAWHYEKYSANCPTGNDYAIAERLAREEKLGVWNGNHQAPWEWRKANK